One Antedon mediterranea chromosome 1, ecAntMedi1.1, whole genome shotgun sequence genomic window, aaagataCTATGTTATACAGTAGATCTGTATAATAtactgttttttatttatttattattttattaggaGTTATTTCATTTTGAACATTTATGAAAAccgtacagtaataataaacaacaacaataattagttttaattataataaataatgttaaaatgttataatgaaataaatattagcAAAAATATTAGCTGTTATGAACTAATTGGTTATTTGagaacaaatattaataatttattttaaattagagtaacatttgaataaataattattttgttttaagaaaattaagtaatgattataacatgtttattaaaataaaataaacatactcTGTTTTGGTGTAAACAGTAGATagtgtatttacagtaattattctattttgtctgataaaatatgttataaaatcactaaatattatataatttattcatactatttatgattaattaattttaataattaaccatatttaatgatgTTAATCCAAAAATTACTCAGAAATAATGAGTAAAAATATTTAGTATCAAATTAATTTCGAAAGTATAATTCTGTAATACAAGAATGATTTGTTGTTTAATGTTGTTTGTATGCAGGTActattgattattaatttaaaccatatttattttaatgaatttcaTTAAACTAATTTACAGTTCATGTGGGACAATATATAATAATCCACAactgttttattatataaatggtTGTGTTTTTCAAAGTACAATGCCACCTTTCTATTTTCCAATTAAATCGTCCTCATTTCACGTCAGTTAATTGAAAATTATCAGTCTACTTCAACACCAATTTTTAATACTCTGTAAAATCTCATTTTTTCTaagaatttaatatatttttttcgcCCAAGGCTCTTTGATTATTACCGCGCAAGAAAATTAATTTGCGATTTATTTAAAATCTGCCAAGTTGCACTTTTGCGCGGGTTTTGTCGTTAACGGTAAAATCAAATGATCTTTAGATACAAAATACATTGTACTATTGAATATGCGTTGAACCAAAGCGTTagcatacaaaaaaaaaaaccaatgacACGATTCTCAAGAAAAGAACATAGCAATGTATTGTCAGATTATAAGGAATTAATTCTACGTCTGTGGATCTATTGGGAGAAAGATTTAGAGATTGTATACAATAATTTGTGACTACTTAACGCCAAATTGCTAGGTGTGTTGTATCATGAAGGAATAATTGTCATTAACTAGTGTTGTGTTTGCCTAGCTTACATTTAGaactaaataatgttttttgataatgtcaaataaaaaaaataaatgcatgTGGAATAAGTTTTCGAATACTTAAAATGGCCAATATTGAGATGCGAAAACACATAGTGAATGGTGAGGAGTGGGAATAAGACttccttttttaaattttttttttcatgtataAACAGCCAAGGATCATCATGAGTGAATTCATCCACTGTTTTTCATAAGACAAAAACACACAAGGTGTTCTGTGTAAATAAAGTCCTAAACAaatctttttcttttatttaagaTTCCAGtataaaacttaattttaagTATAAACTTTAGGGTCAAATTTCAAGCCATTAACAATCATTCATGAGATTAAaacaaatgcaaaaaaaaaaaattaaaccatGCAGATATTTCAACCTGGTAATTTTTGAATAGTGAGATTACAATACTACTCAATAACTCATTTTGAAAAACGTTACTAATTCCAAATCCATTGACGAGACGTACGTAACATAGACACGCCAGATTCAATTAATACATGGTGATGTTCTTGCTTGTCACCATTCCAACAATGCAACTTTTAACTGTGTGACAATATTATCTTCAGTTCATAATACTCAGGCATAAAGGATTATAATGCTTAATAATTCGCAGGAAATAAATCTGTAAAATAGATATTTTAGATTTATGTATTTAGTGTTCGTGTTAATATGTAGTTCAAGTGTTATCCAATGAGTTATGATGCGTTATGTAGGTTTTCAGGTTTTACAGATAATTTATTGACAGTTCTTATTTTACCAGAAGATATTTCAACACCATGGATACTAATCTAAAAGAAAGATTATGtaacaaagaaaaacaaattatacttTACACTGTATTAATAAGTAAAAATGGTTAGGTTTTGAAGAATGAGggtttgatattatttttatttttcaccatattcaaaaaaacaattttcttGTTTTGCAATAAATGCAGCATATCGAAAAATAGATttccgaaaaaaaaaatgtttttaggaAATTAAATTCTTACTGTATTCAGTGTTATagataacaatatatttaatctttaaataatttttgtagACCCAATCAAAAGTAGAGAAATAACTTGTATTGTAGAAAGATAATGAAAGTTTGTAAATACtatattttgtacttttattaTTTGGACATTATTACTGTATGATACTAATTAATTAAACCAAGCAAGTTGTTTgttgttataaaaaaataatttttataataacagAAATTGGAAATCAAATAGATGAAGAGAGACTTGTTGCTATAGATGTCGCTAATGCAGAAGTTTCAAGACTTATACAACAAAGAGGCTTCCACAGgtactgtataaatatttgtattttttttgttttttaaccatatttaatgaggatgatccatccagctattgctgatcattagggaccctcagaggttcacaagatacaagatgctctacataaacaaagtctttgggagtggagtaatttggtccttagaaaaaatcctgacatgtgacgggacttgaacccaggatccttggagtggtagccaagcatcataaccaccaagccacaactccacttaTGAATGCATGTACAGTACAAACAATTTGACAAATatcaaacattaattaatattactattataaatgtatactaTATATTAAAATACCAAATACAGTTAAACCTCTCCTTTGGGTGGGACATGCCTATTCAGGGAACAGCCTTTTTAAGGGAAAATTTTCTTTACTATTTTACTGTTCAAAATGATAAAAAGTGCAATACAGATTACGTACCATTGTACTTTTGCCTTAGTTTGATTTACTATTTTCAATTTTActgtaatgtaaattataatcttcTCAGGTCTACCTAGCACTTGATTCTTGTTagcaaatatattaatataatcaaTCAATTGTGTCAATTTTCTGTATTAACATTTTGTTCAAttaaggtgttttttttttctctttgtaCTCTTTAGGTATATTTAGTGTGTTGTCTATATTACTGCTGTGAAATTTGCATTAAGACCAATTTACACAAACGAACAGTAATGGTAAACGGATATCTGCATGCTTGTCCCATGTAGAATCTGTTTCTATCCTGAACTGGTTTCCGCTCAACcgcccgtccgctccgcgttttgtgtaaatggaataagaaataacatggattctattttttttttaccgctaccgcttgtctgtgtaaattggcctttagtgTATTATGGAATCAAACTGGGTACGAAAGAATACTCGAGTACAATTATAAggaaaaacaagaaatattatataataacgaAAGTTTCATGAGTTGAATAGGGAGAATATTTTAATGAAGATTGACTGCTCAGTCTGAGCCAAGTTAAATAGTTATGTATGCACCAAGTTTGAATTTTATGTTCAGTTCAGTATAGATTCAATATTACACACAAAATCCTAAGGTCCTAACAAAATATCACGACAATTTATAAAAGCCATAAAGGGCGTTataattggttttaaattcatACAcacatagagggtgctatttaaaaaattgtcagGCTTCAGTATCTATGGTAAAAATGATAGATGTACAGTCTGGACTATCAAGATGTTTGTTGTACAATATTCAAATCAAAAGAAAGCGCAGCTTTGGTGCAAGATTACTCATAATATTTAAACTACTGTGATTAGGGAGAGACTTGATACAGTACaaacaccaacaaaaacatagatagttattgttttaaaagttttcAATACAGAGTACAGTATCTTCCACAGTAAATTGTATGTGAAAATGCACGTAGTTTACTTTATAGCACAAAGTCACAATCGCACATACTTACAAaaactaataggcctacataagaaGACATTCATGTCGATGAAATctaatcaaaattaatttaagattatttaaaataatgttttttgtttggaATGTTTCAATTAGAGACATGTTCTATTTCTgcatatgaataataatataaatatctatTTGTAATCAATTCTGAATTATCATGTCCTACTTTTGATGTTGCTAAttaacaacataatattatagtcatcattaaaattaatttataactaatatttaatactttctCTATTTGAGATACCTGTGATAATtatcaaaacatttttaatggcTTTCATTTGTATGAAAATACCGCATTAAACAAGgtgttttaatttcttttgttctGCAATTTAGTTTAAGCGGTATTTATAGAAGCGATGTTTCTACTAATCCTTTGTTAATTCTATGAAAACAATCTGTTTAAAAATCGCAGAACTTgcatttgaatttattttaagtaACATCAGCTAGATCATCAGACCTAAACCCACGCATTTTACTACAATTTGTAATGAAGCAGTGACGCTATTGTTGTGAGAAAAAGCCTGGTATTGTTCCATGATTTGAACCCATGCCCCATGATTTAGTAAGCAAGCATGTTTACCACCAAGCTGAAATGCCACTACTAATttataaacttaaaataaaacagaacaTGTTTACTAATAAAGTATTTTACGATTAATTAACTGTTTCTATAGATAAAAAAGTATTGTGTAGTGTGTATTTAATACTTGTATGAGTATAAAAATAAGTTGCAATTGATGTATTAAAGTAGATAAGAACCAAGAGGACAATTCACATGCCATTCCTAGCCTACTATAATGGTAGTCAATAGCCCAGATCATTCCTAGACAGTGACATGAGAAATTGGTCTGGAGATTGCAAGAAAAGAGGACAATCTCTGTGCGGGCCAtagggttgtcaaaggcctttGAGAAAAAGTAGTCGGTTAAAACCCTACCAACAGTGACTGGTAACTACTGTACAGTTCTGTCAGACTGCCAcatgataaaataatatcactgtgaacataatttgtttatttacagaaaTGTAACAACAACGGTGAGATTAAATATGATGGACAATATTTCATCTAATTTTACCTGTCATATTCTAATGATAGATCACATACCTAGTGGGGCTTTTGTAGATCCTGACCAATTAAAAAACAGAATAGACTTTGGAGGTCCTCAGGTAAGTGAAAAGTGACACTTATATTGAGTTATGGTATTATGCACAGTATCTCAATTCTGAGAAAAACTgaatttaaatgaattaatcATGTAGGTAAAAGTATCAGTTCAATTCATTGTATGGTTTACAAGGCTTTGGTTAACAAAGCGTTGGAGAACCTTGTAGTATGCTACcaagaaataataattgtattctaTTGAGATTTAACCCAAGTCATTGAATATATAAATGATAATGAAATTGTCTAGGTTGCTAATGAAATTGGCTGTAATGAGTGtctatgattattattatattatcattgaTGAGTTAATATTAGACTTAAATTGTCTTTCTCTTCTTTGTTAATCCTCGTGAGACAAAACTATGCTACTTTTTTTAAGAAGTGGCGGGAAAGGTTATGAAGTTAAAAATTAACTactattctgaaataaagttcaAGATCATCTTTTCCTTTAGTGATTTTTGTTTtgcttaaataatttataattaacatTACATACAAAGGcaacattttacataaatcatgCAGTATCTGAactataacaattttattattttatgtttttatactGATAAAaaacgggtgtcacgaaacctaagaccacgaaagctaagacccccctAAGACCAAgatcacgaaacctaagacccaagacctaagattacaaattctaagatatactacagcttaaaaacaatacttgtttatccatacataattttaaacacagtaggtttcatttattaccataaatataatttaatactaccgcaaaacatagataaactcacattattctcgcccgttgagtaaatgtatattttttctttacaacaaacaaacttgacgggttgtttgttggtatatatttactccaatgtgttggttcagaggatgtttttcttacgcacctgcctttcttgtattttgactccaaatttgttgactaactttatcctgaataccacactttaaaattaggacttataagtattttcagaaggagaaacacataataacaaataaataaatcctttaaattgatgattttacagacgtgtttctttgtattctgtaatgtaactcctcgagctccccatgctcaatgtttttgtttctatggagcgccaaaagagcaacaataatagtacaaatataaaaacagaaagaaaacgaaacaaaaaaacttataatttttaagttaaaatttatttgccagtatttatttcttcgtacttgcatgattatactattatcattacaattttaattttacattgtttcatccacactgtagatggactccacagagttttcagccctctatataatttttgctcttttgacgttccatagaaacaaaaacattgaacatggggtaggcctacttctagtgtgctgtaggctagtcattttgtgtgcgagaaaaacgtctgtaaaatcatcaatttaaaaatgtatttgttactttttatgtgattctttttcatgaaagtgccaattctaaggtgtggtattcagaataaatgttgggagttaaaatacaaggcaggtgcgaaagataaatatttgtaatcttaggtcttgggtcttagctttcgtgatcttaggtcttagggggtcttagctttcgtggtcttaggtttcgtgacacccgatAAAAAACAGTTATGAATTGAATATTACTAATGCCTTCAGTTTAAACAAATTGCAAGATTTATCTTTGACAAGATTTGTACACCTTATCTTCACGTATAACAAACAATGccttctttcttcttttttgtTTCAACATTAATAAGAGTTTTATGCTAAAAATTAAACACATTACAAACCGTCAAAATTATGACGTGAAATAAGATTTATTTATGACAACATTATGAATCCATAAAAATCATCTGCAAATATTACAACAATgctttctttcttcttttttgtATTGTCATGTACGACATTTACAACTTACTCTTTTTCTTGACCcctttttacaattttttattactTAATTCTGATTGATAATACAATGGTGTTTTAtcttgatttgttttatttattttcggAGCCCTATAATTTCGCGATTAGACAAATCAAAGTATTTTACAAACTTGCACATTTTGTGGTgaaaattaattgattaatcaACTCTGTGAAGAAGATTATTCTACCAGGGAGTTGTATTtacttattttacaactccctgattctACAATAGTTATTTTTAGATTGTGTTATCATAAACATCACAAATATTACTGGatgttaaaataaatggttTGCGAAAATAAAGGTATTCTCAGTAATGTGATATTTATACAACATACTGTCGCACATTTTAAATGgtaataataattcttttgGTAAAAATATAATCTGTagtaatttcaataaaatttgGTTGATTTGAAGTTTCTGAGGATTTGATAAAATGACCTAGATTTGTGAGTTTGTATCTACCTAGTATGTTATTAGTAGTTAgagattttacattattttgtataataaaaaataatggttttACTGTATACCACTTAAGGTAGGCTTATAATATGTCGACCAACATCATTGGGATGATTTTTACagattttatcattattaacattttattatttatttcataattattgCTGGGTGCTTAAAATTAAATctatacacaaaaaaaaccaCATAATATTATAAAGATATGGATATGAGGAATGCAGTACTAGTAGAAAATTATGTaggaaaagataaaaacaaaaaccaatagAAAATGTAAGCAGATGataaaaacattgttaataGAATAATATGCATAGTGTcctgaaattaaaatgtttttagagaaaaaaaaatatataatgatcTTATGCATGGAAATAAAAGATACACATAAGATAAAAGAAATAAGATAAAGATATCAGCTATCTATAATATAtagaaattataaacatttcaaaatatctattttttttaaacacataaacATGTCAGTTATCTAAtctataaagaaaaatattgcatTCAAAAATATTCATAGAATATACAAATAAAGATGTAAGCAGCGTTTCTACTATTATACAAAACGACTGTCACGACTGAAAGGTTTTTATTTGTGAATGTTTTGCTCAAAAAAGACATCAACCATTAGATTGTTTTTTGAATTATGtataaattttacattatttgGCGATTACGAGAGTTAAAAAACACTTTATAGATTAGCTATTGCTATTTTGGCATATAAACAACTCATTTTAGTGTCGatcttattttaaaattgcatgAATTATATAAAAGTAGAGTTGTAATGCCCATAGCAAAGTAAAGTAATTGCATTTACAGATGTCGAGACAGACCGTGCGTTCATTTTGGAATGAAATATAAGTTcagaaaatacatattttttattattgctCGCAAATGATTACAAATGTTTTACCAGGATTATGAACATCGACAGGGATTTATTACATTAAAAGCTCTTTTAATAGAAgtattatatcatttattattatctttcattATGTTTTATGCTGTATGGCAGTATACCATACTGTAATCATTCTATTTTGaagatattttttttgtgttatttatttCTGTACAAAAAATCAACTCAATATGTCGAGTAAATTCATTATTTCAATCATTtacttcattcattcatctatTAATATATCAGGTCATTCATTAACCCTTCATTCATTCTTGATAccattcatttgttttttaattgattcATTCAtccttattatattatactgtactcaATTAATTTCTTCCATAACTCATTCTTCAGCCAATTTATTCCTCAAATCATTTTcctttattcatttgttttattccaTTTAGTCTTTCtcattttcttaattatttaatttatcctATACTTTAACtcaatcatttattttttacattacaGTACACTACACTGTTTTgttctttaatatattttcatcatttttcaGTCTTTTCTTCATCCTGTAATTCATTTATTCTATTGTCTGCCGTAGTGTACCATATATCCATCAGCTCATATCATTTTTGTTTGCTCTTTGAAAATTTACCAATCAGCGGattcatttatttgtacatCAGattcttaatttatttatctaCAAATTCATCTATTtccaattcatttttttttctaatttaaataaCGAGAAGGTTTACATTATCAAGTTAATTTAATATCCCCTTTGTACTAGTTTACCCCACTAAGTATTTACCAAACTCCCCACTGAACAAACTCAGCCTCAGGAACTACATACCTCCACAGTAAACACCATCAATCCAAtgattataacaaaatataatagcTAAACCCAAATGATCATCATGGTTACTTATATCAGATCTTGTTAACAACTATACATaaacaatcatcatcatctgattaatgatttaaattttcTAATTCTTCGGCCCTTGCGAATTTTATCCTCTCCTATAATAAGCTAGATTAAATGAAGTAAACGAGGCATAGATTGTTTCAATTATTAAGAGTAATTACGTTTGTTTTATACTGTgtatttttgtgcatttcgCTGGAAGGTAAATTACTCTTGAATTTAATTGCCCTGTTCATTGTACTTTtgataacattaaaaatgaGAGTTTTGAAATTAAACCAGTTTTGGGAAATCCCCTAATGAGTTGCTACATGGCCAGGGAGAAAGTGAAAGTTGAAACTCTCAGAAGAGGTGAAAGTCTACACAAAAAAGTTTTGACCAATTGTTTCAATAGGACTGTTGAAATTACacttttaaatttcaatttttaaaggTTTTGGCAATATTtggttaaatattattttgaaatttaaattatactGATAATTGTGTAGtactgttttttaatttttctgttaaaacagtaaaattacaatgctgaaaaaataataatttgtaaaaatttcCTGCTTGATATTAGGCAAcctaccattagaccactcTAACTGGGACCATATtccttttaataataaataaatatactgtatttattttaatcagaAATGACAGGAGTAATAAATACTGAACATTAAACATTTCAATTCATTTACctttgttatttgtttttttgtaggtTGTTATTTTGGATGAGATTGATATTGAGAAGCCTGAGTACATGTCAGAAGAAATTTCAATTATAAGTTTCCAAACTTTTAAATcgttatcatcatcaacatcttgtcaaataaatttaacaatatcATTTCCGCTTCATCTTCGTTACCACAGACCATCAAACGAATCAACTATAAATTTCGCAAATGTTACGATACATCCCCCAGATACGTTTATACGCTGCATTCCAGGTAGGTCAAatcattttgaaaatttaatGCTCGTGGGTAATTTCAATGAACAAATACGAATTGACTCTCCGATGcgaacattaaaaataaatcttgACGAAGGTTATTAAGACGACGATAACATTTCTGtaaattcaaaatgaaaaatataaactaGATCACTACAGCCTCAGTGGTTAAATTCATTTGGGATGAAAGATCCCCAATTTCCCTAATACACTTAATGCCTATGTCAATAGCAGTAATATCATAGATCTTTGTCTTAATGATATAAATACTAAGTTTCGGCTTTGTACAA contains:
- the LOC140048096 gene encoding phosphatidylinositol-glycan biosynthesis class X protein-like, with product MVSFAHCTITVYILAMYCLVSSFQLDTKSEQILDDLRKKIGNQIDEERLVAIDVANAEVSRLIQQRGFHRNVTTTVRLNMMDNISSNFTCHILMIDHIPSGAFVDPDQLKNRIDFGGPQVVILDEIDIEKPEYMSEEISIISFQTFKSLSSSTSCQINLTISFPLHLRYHRPSNESTINFANVTIHPPDTFIRCIPDDTDSSNINQDCKLILAPCSYTKTKLCHWQSIRKNEGMSIILQVPVGQQNDFVVVFLGTVLCVIASVLYILYVLFKSSKDVVT